The sequence TCTTTGTTTCTTCCTTAGCATTACATGCACTGATGAGCGCTACACCAATCACAAGGGTAGCTTTTATAAAACGTTTCATTTACGAAATTTTAGATAATCCAAAAAATGTGGGAATTCGGCAGAATAAACTGCCGCTGAGTAATTGGAATTAACTAAGATGACTTTTCCAGCAATGGTATAGCATAAAATACTGAAGCCTGGGTCTGCGATTTAAATCATTGGATAACTCAAGAAACTTCTTGGTCAGATTACTGGCGTAATCCGCTTCAATATTAGATATATTATGCGTGTTGTTGTGAATGCTTTTTAACTGATCGGCTTCCTCTTCCTGATCAGCCTCTGCCTCTGTTATTGCCAGTAAAGAACTGGTATGCGAGGCAGTGTGAGACTTTACGATAGTAATGCTTCTATTAATTCCGTAATTCGCTTTAACAAAACCAGGCAGAAGCAAAGAGAAACCAAGAATTAGCAGGAAAAAAGGCACCGTGTTTCTGCAAATATTTTGCTGAAAACGGGATAGAAAATTTACAATCAATTTACTTCTTTCTTGCTTTTTACTCATAGTAATCAATGCAAAAGTAAATGGAAATTTCTTAAAGATTTGAAAAGAATCCGTTGACCTGTTTAAATTCCATCTAATAAACTGAATTTCACTTAGTTCTGGAAGTCATCAAACCAAACATCATCACCAATGCAGAAATAATTATTACCTGAATAACCAAAGCATTGTCTACCAAAGCAATAGAATTTTGCGGCAAGATGGATAAGAACAGTAGAATAGTAATCAGACCCCTGGGAGCAATAAATAATAATGGTTGAATGGGCAACTTAAATACCTTCAAAGCAATAGCCCTGATTACAATGATTGTTATCACAATTATCAATGCCCAACCTAAACTCTCTGTATTCAGAATATCTGCTGTTTCAATTAAAAAACCAAAGAGCAGAAAAAATAATACCCTAATTAAAAACGCAAATTCAGCTATGATTTCTTTGAACTTATGAACTTCTTTTTTTAGCTCATTAGGTTTGAATTTATCAATCCAGGTAAATCTTTTCAGCTCATCCAGATTCCCTATAAATAATCCAAAAAGCATTATAAAAATCAATCCAGGTAAATGATATACTTTACAAAGCGCATAAATTAATACAATCAAAATGATGATAGGAACAAATTTTACATGGTGCTCAATTCTGTTTAGCAGGAACGAAAGCAGAATGATACAAAAAAATGAAATCAATAAAACAAGAAAAATCTGAACGAAAAAATCAGAGAAGGCACTAAAATTAATGACCGAATTAAAAGCAACAAAATTGAATAATATCACACCAATAATATCTGACAAACTACTTTCATATATAACAAACTCTCTGTTATATCTATTCAAAGACTTAACACTTGGTATTGCAATTGCACTACTTATTACAGAAAAAGGAACCGCATTAATAAAAGCGTCTTTAAAGGCAATACCCTGATAATATTTAAACAGGAATGCAAGAAAAAAAGAAAAGCCCAGCATTGGAATTAAAGCAACTAAAGCAGACTTCCTGATTAACTGAAATTTAGACTTATTTAGTTCCAATTCCAATGATCCTTCCAGAACAATAAGAATTAATCCTACAGTTCCAAAAACGGGCAATAATGGAGAAAAATCGGGTAAAGTAATTCCAACAGTACTTAAAACTTGTTTTACAACCCACCCGCATAAAAGCAATAAAATTACAGAAGGGATACGTGTTTTAGCGGCACTTAAATCAAATAGATAAGCAAGCAATAATAAAACACACAAACTAATTATGATTGTTGTAGTCATATCGAACAAAAATTTTAAATCAAAACATCAATCTCACGGGCTAATGTAAAATCCAGCTCAGTTAAACAGCCCAGTTCATGAGTGTTTAGCTTTATAATAACAGTATTATAAATGTTGGTCCATTCAGGATGATGGTTTAAACGTTCGGCAATTGCAGCAACGTTAGTCATAAAAGAAAATGCATTTTTAAAATCCTTAAAAACAAATTCTCTTTCAATTACATTCAAATTCAATTTCCACGAAGAATTGAGTTTATTCATTTCTGTAAGAACTTCATTTGCTTGAAGACACTGCATACATTTTACACTTTTGTTTGATACAATTGAATATAAAAAGTCCGATGACTTATTTACTTAAAATCTTCAACCCTACTATGGACCCAATGAGCGTAACAATAAAAAAAAGCCTCCAGAAACTTATTGGTTCTTTAAAGAAAACAATTCCTACTAATACTGTGCCAATTGCGCCAATACCCGTCCAAACAGCATATGCTGTTCCTATAGGCAATGTTTGAGTTGCTTTTATCAGCAGCAACATACTCATCGTGAGTGCAACTAAAAATCCTGCATACCAACCATACATGAATATACCTGTGGAAGTTTTTGCTTTACCTAAACAAAACGCAAATGTTACTTCAAATAAGCCAGCAATTATGAGTAAAATCCAATTCATAGTTTAAAAGTATCAATTAAAAATGAAGTTGAATCAGGGATTGCAATGCTGACAGTACATAGGATCTTCCGATTCTTTACCGTAGGGAAAAGGCATTTCCTGTTCAAATGAACAATGTTTACAGGTATAAATATGAGATAAAACAGAGGAAGTAGGTAATCCACATAGCTCACAGGGTAATCCACGAGTATCTGCAGTAACTACAAAACCAGGCATGGAGCAGGAAGGGCAGGTTGAAAGAATAGCGGTCACTAGTTTCCGCGCCGCTTTTTCAATCACTCCCATACGGGTTGGATTGTGCATGGCACGCATATCTGTTTCAATCCAGCATCGCTTATCTGAGGCAAAGATGGTATTGAACGCATGGGTCAGCGCCTCTTTGCTGCAGAGGCCTTTAATCCATTTAGAAGGATTATCTAAAGGTCTTACCATTACAGAATGCTGTGGAAATTTTACGCTTTGCAAGAAATCTTCTAGATCATCACCAGGAGCCACTTCCCTCCCCTGATAATTTGTTTCAAAGGAAAGTTCTCTAACAAGAATTTCAATTTGATGCTTCCGGTCAATAAATATGAGCCATTCGTCGTCTGCATGTAAAAATGGAAGACTTGGATGTGGACCAAAAGACCCTTCATTGGCAATACCCATATCACAACCTGTTGCATCCATCGCCATCAGGCATTTCTTTCTAACTGTTTCAACCGGATCAAGAACCCTTTCAATTTCGCCAGAAAAAGTTCCTAGTGTATCGGTATTAAATGCAGCAGGAATAAAACAGTTAACCCCTATGGACGACTCCAGAACCGGAGCAATCACCTGCTCCTTACCGTGCATGGTGCCAATAACCAATGGCCTGTTTTTAAATACAATCATGAAATCCTTTGCTAATCCCGGGCTGAAAGATTTAATAAAAGTAGTAAACTCTCTAAAATCAAATCCCAAATAATAATTATATTGTCCATTCAAAATTTGCTATATGAATATATCCACTGGAATCAAGTTATCCTTGATGATGTTTCTTCAGTATTTTATATGGAGTGCCTGGTATGTAACCATGGGTACTTATATGAGTGAACCACCCTTACAAGCTACGGGAATTCAAATTGGGGCTACCTATGGCGCATTGGCCATTGCTACCATGATTTCGCCTTTTTTTGTGGGGTTAATTGCGGATCGTTTTTTCGCAGCCCAAAAAATCATGGGTGTTCTGCATATTTTGGGAGCAGGTCTGTTGTTTATGGCTACCAAGATTACAGACAACAACATTTTTTACTGGACTATCCTATGTTATTCATTGGTATACATGCCTACCATTGCTTTGAGCAATAGTGTTGCCTTTTCGCAAATGACGGATCCTGGCAAACAGTTTCCCTGGATCAGGGTATTTGGTACCATTGGCTGGATTGTAGCTGGAGTTATGATTGGCCAGATGGGAATTGAAAAATCAGCTGACACTTTTTATGTTGCTGCAGCGGTATCCGGAGGATTGGGGCTGTTGAGTTTTATTTTACCCAACACACCACCCAAGGCGCAGACTGCAGATGCTTCATCTGCATTAGGCACTGAAGCATTCGTATTATTCAAAGACAAATCTTATTTGGTCTTCTTTATTGCAGCTATCCTTATTTGTATACCTCTTTCATTTTACTATGGTTTTGCCAACCCATTCCTGAATGAGTTGGGATTCCCGAATGCTGCCTCTAAAATGACGCTAGGTCAGGTTTCTGAAGCAGTTTTCATTCTGGCCATTCCTTTACTGTTCAACAGAATTGGCGTAAAGAATATGCTGATTTTTGGCATGTTGGCATGGGTACTTCGCTATGTATGCTTTGCATATGGTAATGTAGGTGATGCTTCCTGGATGTTGTATGCAGGTATTGTATTACATGGAATATGTTATGACTTCTTCTTTGTAACTGGCTATATGTACACAGAGAAAAAAGCTGGCGAAAAAATAAAAAATGCAGCACAGGGGCTATTCACTTTTGCCACTTATGGATTAGGTATGGTAATTGGTACAGGTTACTCTGGTTTTGTGGTGGAAGGAGCTAAAACTGCTGAAGGACACAACTGGATGAGTATCTGGATGGTACCCGCCTATATTGCTGCTGCTGTATTGGTATTTTTTATCATTTTCTTTAAGGAAAAGAGAACAACTACAGCCAATTAAATCATTTACTCAAATATATTTTCATGCAACGTATCGCGATGTTAGGTTCCGGCTTCATTGGCCGTTTTTATGCAGATTCACTGCAGGGTTACAGAAGCAAAGATAAAATTGTAAGTATCTATTCTAGAAGAGAAGAAAGCGCAAAAAAATTTGCGGAAGATTACCAATGTCATCATTATACTACAGTGATGGAAGAAGCCATTGCGAGAGAAGATGTAGACATTGTTTGTATTTCATTACCCAATCATTTACACGAAGAAGCTGTTATGCTTTGTTGCAAGCATAAAAAAGCTGTGATGACAACCAAACCACTGGGCAGAAATGCTGCAGAAGCCAAACGCATGCTGGAAGCAGTAGAAGCTGCAGGAATTTTCAACGGATACCTGGAAGACCTTGTATACACGCCAAAATTTATCAAAGCTAGTCAGAGTGTTCACGAAGGTGCTTTGGGCAGAGTTCTTTGGGCCAAAAGCCGCGAAACGCATCCTGGCCCGCACAGCGAATGGTTCTGGGATATTGAACAAGCTGGGGGTGGCTGTATCTTAGACCTTGGCTGCCATTGTGTTGAAATCACCAGAAGTTATATTGGCAAAGATATCAAGCCGGTTGAAGTGATGTGCTGGGCCGATACACAGGTAAAGCCTATTGAGGCAGAAGACCATGCCATTGGCTTGGTTCGTTATGAGAATGGTGCTATAGGTCAGTTTGAAGTTAGCTGGACTTTCAGAGGGGGATTGGATTTAAGAGATGAAGTAATGGGTACAGAAGGCACTATTTGGATTAACTCTTTTTTAAGGACTGGATTCGATATGTTTACCACCGGTAAAGGGGGCGATTATATTGCAGAAAAAGCTGAATCCAATAGCGGATGGCTTTTCCCTGTTGGAGACGAATTGAATGAACTGGGATACAACCATATGTTCATGGATATGTTCAATGCATTGGAAAATGGAGTTGCACCAAAAGAAACATTTTATGATGGCTATGTAGTAAATGCTATTTTAGATGCAGCTTATAAGAGTGCCAAATCCAAAGCATGGGAACCTGTTCAACTGGATATATGGCGCGGAAAAACAGGACTAACCAAAGAATCTCATCTTGTTTCTTACGATGACCAACATTATCTGGTAAAAGAAGAAACCACGCACTATGGTGCCAAAAAATTAATTCTGAAGCACAAAACCACTGGGAAAATTACCGAACAGGTATTGAACTAATTTTATCATTTGCCCACTGAAGAGCGGTTTTCAACTGCTCTTCACGGGTTAAATGACTATTATCTAGCACAACAGCATCATCTGCTTTTCTTAATGGGCTGAACTCTCTGGTACTATCAATCTGATCACGCATTGCCAAATTAGCCCTTACTTCCTCTCTGGTAATTCCAGGATTCTTTGCTGACAACTCCAGATATCTTCTGGCGACCCTGATTTCAGGATCAGCAGTAACAAAAATTTTTAATTCAGCATCTGGGAATACCGTAGTTCCAATATCTCTCCCGTCCATTACAATCCCTTTTTGCAATCCCATTTTCTGTTGCTGAGCAACGCCAAACGCTCTTACATAGGGATTTGCTGCCACATCGCTTACGAGATTACTGATACGCATTTCCCTTATTTCCTGTTCAACATTCTTCCCATTCAACAGAATATCGCTTGTTCCTTTCTCTGAATTGTAATCGAAAGCAAGACTTATATGCTTTAGCGCTTCCTGAACAGCCATATCATTCGTATAATCAATATCATGCTGTATAAAGTATAAAGTGATGGCACGATACATAGCACCACTATCAATAAATATATAATTAAGTGCCCTGGCCATTTGCTTAGCCAGGGTACTTTTTCCACATGAAGAATATCCGTCCAGGGTAATAATAATTTTTTTCATATTGTTAGCTTACCCCAAAGGTAATTAAGAAGGCAATACCACTGTATCTACCACGTGAATCACACCATTGCTCTGGTATACATTGGCAATGGTTACTTCAGACATACCTCCTTTTTCATCAGTTAAAATCAACTTTTTACCCTTCATGCTGGCTTTTAAAATTCCACCTGAAACGGTTTTCAGTTCTGCAGTTCCTTTTCCTTGTTTAATTAAAGCTGCAATTGCGGCTGCATCTAATTTTCCGGCCACAACGTGATAAGTAAGGATCTTTGTAAGTGTAGCTTTGTTTTCTGGCTTTACCAATGATTCAACAGTACCTGCTGGTAGTTTTCCGAATGCAGCATTGGTGGGAGCAAAAACGGTGAATGGTCCGGCACTTTGCAGGGTTTCAACCAGGCCAGCTGCTTTAACTGCTGCGACCAAAGTAGTGTGATCTGCAGAGTTCACGGCATTCGCAACAATGTTTTTAGAAGGATACATAGGAGCTCCCCCTACTTCAACTGTTTTTTCACTCATCTGAGCGGAAAGGACATTTACAAAAAAAGCAGAAGCCATCACAAATAGAATCTTTTTCATACTGAAGTTTTTAATTTTTAAAAATGATACAGTATCTACGAAAGAAGATTAAATCTGGATTGTTAAGGAAAATAAAAAAGATTGGGATAGTCCGAAATAATACCATTTACCCCAAGCAGCCTTAACCTTTTCATTTCAGCAAGATTATTTACTGTCCATGGAATGAGTTGCATATTGTGTTTTTTACATTCCGCTACCATCGCTGCATTTACCAGTGAGTAATGAGGACTATACGCATACGGTATATATCCTAAATCTGCAAGCTGTTGCTGGAGGGTTCTTTTATCATCCCCTTCAATTAATAATACGGTAGAAATAACCGGATATTGCTGGTGCAAATATTGAAGTGTCCTGATGTCAAAAGACTGAATGGTTACCCGATCTGTTATCTTTTTATTTTGAATAACAGCCACCAATAAATCAACAAAGGATTTTGGGTCAGGATGAAAAATACCATCTGTTGCCGGTTGTGTTTTCGTTTCAATATTATAAAATGGAAGGGCTTTATGTTGTTGTCTGGCATAGGCATCAGCTGAATCAATCACTTGTAATAAAAGAGGCTTGGTAACAGGTATTTTCTGCTGTTGAGGAAATCTTGCATTACCTCTTAACCCTACATCATATCGTTGTGTTGCTGCAAAACTCATCTGAAAAATATTCAGTTGCTTCTCCTCCTGAATGCTTACGGGAGCACCATCCGGCTTACTGGTAATTTCATGATTAAAAAATGGTTCATGACTCAATATTACCTGCTTATCTTTTGTAATAACCACATCCATTTCAAGGGTAGACGCACCCAAATCAATGGCTTTATACATAGCAGGAATCGTGTTTTCCGGAACCAGTCCCCTTGCTCCTCTGTGACCCTGCCAATCAAATGAGTAATTGCGTTCCATTTTATTTTGTTTGATGCTGGTACAGGAAAAAACTATCAATCCGGCAAATAAGATGACTAGTAAATTACGATTGATTAATTGGTAACTCATTTTGCTATTTATTTTTCTTTAATCGTCTGATCATTTCTTCTGCTGCTAGTTGTTGATGCAATGACCCCTGCTGCAAGGTTTGCAAAATGGTGTCCTGTGTTTCGACTGGCTTATTCTGACTCCACTTAAATACGTGTTCCAGAGCTTGCACTTCAATTTCAACGGCTTCAATAGCCATCATATTCGATTGCACATAAGCATCCTGCATGTGATGCACTAATGATGGAGACAAAGAATTATTTTCAAAATACTCGGTCAGTTTATTCAGATGCTGAAATAAAGCCTGATTATCTAAAAAAGAAATAATCCCTTTAGCCTGAACTGTAGAATAGTTCCACGTGCTTGCAGTATTCTGAGGAGTATAATGTCTCGCACTTATATATGCATGAGGCCCATTAAAAAGGACCAGTACCTGTTGATGATTTTCAAATGCATTTGTATGACTTTGCTTACGCATAATATGCCCCTGCAAAAACAATTTTTCTTCTCTGAATTCAAGCATCAAAGGTATTTGTGTTGCAACCGGAAAGCCATCCTGCCCAACACCACAAATGGTAGCAAATGCATTTTCTTTCATAAATGCGATTACTTCCTCATTGCCTCCAGTTGAAAAATAGGGCGTCTTGTACATAGTACCTGCAATGTACCATTAATTTGAAAACTTAGAAACTGAATACCAGCGCAGTAATGGCAGAAAACAAAATGGTAGAGGGCATTCTGTTGACATCTGTAAAAACAGCATCCCTACTTCTTAGTTGCTTTAGCTCCACTCGCCAGAGCAGTGGTTTGGCAATTCTATAATCAACATTCACAGATCCACCGCTTACCATAAAATGATTAGGCGTTCCCGTAAAAATCAAAATACCATTGCGGTCACTGAAAGCCTCTGCTCTAATGGCTAGTTTTAATTTTTCATTATGAATATACTGAACCATTATAACTGGTGTATACCATGTTTTTGAGAAAGTTAAACCTGCAACTTTTTGAACACCAATATCCAATCCTCCAATTAAACTCAGCTGCTCTTTTAGTTGATACTGTGCATAGAAATTATGAAAGAAACGCCCCTGACCAATAAAAGAACTTGAATTCAGCAACCATTTACTGTTGGGTCTAAATTGTATCTGGTGGCCAAAAGAAGGATGATTCGTACCAGAGGGAATTTGAATTGTTTGCCATCCCGTTAACACTAAGCCACTAATCAGCCATTGATTGTTGGCACTAATAAATGTAGTCTTTATACCGGTTTCAAAATAAGGAGAATTATCGGCAGCCAAACTTCTGGTGAGTGTCCAGCAATCTTTACCGATTGCACTTTCAAATCCGATATGAGAATTAAAAACTCCAACATCCAGCCACCAGTTATTACGTGCATTCAGTTTCCATCCCAGATTCGCTTCTAATATTTGTTGATATATTCCTCGCTCGCCAGCATAATTTGCCTGCATATAACTACCTGCTGCCAAAGCAAGATTTGCCCTGAATTTTTCCTTTGCAAGACTAGCTTTAATAAAAACAAGATTTACTGCCGCCTTTTTGCTGATGTCATGATTATAAGCAAATCTTGCACCATTGCCAGCTAAAGGTCCACTTGAATTTTGGTTGTAATACAATTCAGCATACCCATTCCAAGTAATACCTCTTTTGGAGTCTTGTAAAGTAGTATCGTTAGATATAGATTGAATTGAACTGTCCATTCTTTGCCCCCAAACAAGTTGAAAATATAAGAAGCAAAAAAGGGAAGCAAAACGTTTCATTTACAGAACTTCAATTAATGCAGTCTGTGGTAAGTTAGCATTTCTTTGGGCAATATTTCTAACAGACTGAGCAGTGAAATTCCGGAAGGCATTTTTGGTTACCTCATCAGTTGACACCATGGCAGGAACCCCCTCATCTCCTCCTTCACGAATACTTTGCACCAATGGTATTTGTCCTAAGAAAGATAGATCATATTCTTCCGCCAGATTTTTTCCGCCTTCTTTACCAAACAAATAATATTTATTGTTGGGTAATTCAGCAGGAGTGAAATATGCCATATTCTCTACCAACCCAATTATGGGTACGTTAATCTGCGCCTGTCCAAACATAGCAATACCTTTCTTAGCGTCAGCCAGTGCTACATTTTGTGGTGTTGTCACAATAATTGCTCCGGTAACAGGAACTGTTTGCATCAGCGTCAAGTGAATATCTCCGGTGCCTGGAGGCATGTCAATAACGAGATAATCCAATTCGCCCCAGTCTACATCGGTAACAAACTGCCGGATGGCTGAACTTGCCATGGGTCCTCTCCAAACAACTGCATTCTTTTCATCCACCAGCAAGCCAATACTCATTAGTTTAATTCCGAATTTCTCCAATGGAACGATCATGCCCTTTCCGTCTACTTCTTTCATCATCGGGCGGGCCCCTCTTACCCCAAACATAATCGGAACGCTGGGTCCATAGATATCAGCGTCCATTAATCCCACAGATGCACCGCCTTCTGCCAATGCCAATGCCAGATTAGCAGAAATAGTGCTTTTTCCTACCCCACCTTTTCCGCTGACAACCGCAATAATATTTTTGACGCCTCCCAGTACTTTTTGGTCATCTTTCCGAGTACTGGTAGTATTGGCTGTAAAATTTACCGTCACTTTTGCTTGTTTGTTTACCAGCAGTTTAATGGCATTCTCACTCGCTGTGCGCATCATGTCTTTCATAGGACAGGCAGGAGTGGTTAATACGATAGTGAAGCTTACGGCATCTCCGTCAATCACAATGTCTTTTACCATGTTCAGGGTTACCAGGTCTTTACCTAAATCCGGCTCCTGTACATTACTCAATGCCTGTAATATCGCTTCGTTTGTCATGGTTAACGCAAGTTTTTGTTAAAATCATTGTTACGGTGCAAAGTTAACAACCTAGCACTTTACTTTGTTGTGAAATGCGGAGAACAAATCAAAATAGTACCTTTGTGTCCCCTTTAAACCAGTGCTGCCTATATGAATAAATTAACTTTAGCCTTTTTTTTGATACTGACAGGGATGGGTTGGATGAATAAGGCGGTTGCACAGCAGACAAATCCTTACA is a genomic window of Sediminibacterium sp. TEGAF015 containing:
- a CDS encoding cation:proton antiporter; the protein is MTTTIIISLCVLLLLAYLFDLSAAKTRIPSVILLLLCGWVVKQVLSTVGITLPDFSPLLPVFGTVGLILIVLEGSLELELNKSKFQLIRKSALVALIPMLGFSFFLAFLFKYYQGIAFKDAFINAVPFSVISSAIAIPSVKSLNRYNREFVIYESSLSDIIGVILFNFVAFNSVINFSAFSDFFVQIFLVLLISFFCIILLSFLLNRIEHHVKFVPIIILIVLIYALCKVYHLPGLIFIMLFGLFIGNLDELKRFTWIDKFKPNELKKEVHKFKEIIAEFAFLIRVLFFLLFGFLIETADILNTESLGWALIIVITIIVIRAIALKVFKLPIQPLLFIAPRGLITILLFLSILPQNSIALVDNALVIQVIIISALVMMFGLMTSRTK
- a CDS encoding 4a-hydroxytetrahydrobiopterin dehydratase — encoded protein: MQCLQANEVLTEMNKLNSSWKLNLNVIEREFVFKDFKNAFSFMTNVAAIAERLNHHPEWTNIYNTVIIKLNTHELGCLTELDFTLAREIDVLI
- a CDS encoding DMT family transporter gives rise to the protein MNWILLIIAGLFEVTFAFCLGKAKTSTGIFMYGWYAGFLVALTMSMLLLIKATQTLPIGTAYAVWTGIGAIGTVLVGIVFFKEPISFWRLFFIVTLIGSIVGLKILSK
- a CDS encoding DUF6671 family protein, giving the protein MGFDFREFTTFIKSFSPGLAKDFMIVFKNRPLVIGTMHGKEQVIAPVLESSIGVNCFIPAAFNTDTLGTFSGEIERVLDPVETVRKKCLMAMDATGCDMGIANEGSFGPHPSLPFLHADDEWLIFIDRKHQIEILVRELSFETNYQGREVAPGDDLEDFLQSVKFPQHSVMVRPLDNPSKWIKGLCSKEALTHAFNTIFASDKRCWIETDMRAMHNPTRMGVIEKAARKLVTAILSTCPSCSMPGFVVTADTRGLPCELCGLPTSSVLSHIYTCKHCSFEQEMPFPYGKESEDPMYCQHCNP
- a CDS encoding nucleoside permease, giving the protein MNISTGIKLSLMMFLQYFIWSAWYVTMGTYMSEPPLQATGIQIGATYGALAIATMISPFFVGLIADRFFAAQKIMGVLHILGAGLLFMATKITDNNIFYWTILCYSLVYMPTIALSNSVAFSQMTDPGKQFPWIRVFGTIGWIVAGVMIGQMGIEKSADTFYVAAAVSGGLGLLSFILPNTPPKAQTADASSALGTEAFVLFKDKSYLVFFIAAILICIPLSFYYGFANPFLNELGFPNAASKMTLGQVSEAVFILAIPLLFNRIGVKNMLIFGMLAWVLRYVCFAYGNVGDASWMLYAGIVLHGICYDFFFVTGYMYTEKKAGEKIKNAAQGLFTFATYGLGMVIGTGYSGFVVEGAKTAEGHNWMSIWMVPAYIAAAVLVFFIIFFKEKRTTTAN
- a CDS encoding Gfo/Idh/MocA family protein — protein: MQRIAMLGSGFIGRFYADSLQGYRSKDKIVSIYSRREESAKKFAEDYQCHHYTTVMEEAIAREDVDIVCISLPNHLHEEAVMLCCKHKKAVMTTKPLGRNAAEAKRMLEAVEAAGIFNGYLEDLVYTPKFIKASQSVHEGALGRVLWAKSRETHPGPHSEWFWDIEQAGGGCILDLGCHCVEITRSYIGKDIKPVEVMCWADTQVKPIEAEDHAIGLVRYENGAIGQFEVSWTFRGGLDLRDEVMGTEGTIWINSFLRTGFDMFTTGKGGDYIAEKAESNSGWLFPVGDELNELGYNHMFMDMFNALENGVAPKETFYDGYVVNAILDAAYKSAKSKAWEPVQLDIWRGKTGLTKESHLVSYDDQHYLVKEETTHYGAKKLILKHKTTGKITEQVLN
- the cmk gene encoding (d)CMP kinase, whose product is MKKIIITLDGYSSCGKSTLAKQMARALNYIFIDSGAMYRAITLYFIQHDIDYTNDMAVQEALKHISLAFDYNSEKGTSDILLNGKNVEQEIREMRISNLVSDVAANPYVRAFGVAQQQKMGLQKGIVMDGRDIGTTVFPDAELKIFVTADPEIRVARRYLELSAKNPGITREEVRANLAMRDQIDSTREFSPLRKADDAVVLDNSHLTREEQLKTALQWANDKISSIPVR
- a CDS encoding fasciclin domain-containing protein translates to MKKILFVMASAFFVNVLSAQMSEKTVEVGGAPMYPSKNIVANAVNSADHTTLVAAVKAAGLVETLQSAGPFTVFAPTNAAFGKLPAGTVESLVKPENKATLTKILTYHVVAGKLDAAAIAALIKQGKGTAELKTVSGGILKASMKGKKLILTDEKGGMSEVTIANVYQSNGVIHVVDTVVLPS
- a CDS encoding glycerophosphodiester phosphodiesterase family protein, with protein sequence MSYQLINRNLLVILFAGLIVFSCTSIKQNKMERNYSFDWQGHRGARGLVPENTIPAMYKAIDLGASTLEMDVVITKDKQVILSHEPFFNHEITSKPDGAPVSIQEEKQLNIFQMSFAATQRYDVGLRGNARFPQQQKIPVTKPLLLQVIDSADAYARQQHKALPFYNIETKTQPATDGIFHPDPKSFVDLLVAVIQNKKITDRVTIQSFDIRTLQYLHQQYPVISTVLLIEGDDKRTLQQQLADLGYIPYAYSPHYSLVNAAMVAECKKHNMQLIPWTVNNLAEMKRLRLLGVNGIISDYPNLFYFP
- a CDS encoding FMN-binding negative transcriptional regulator; amino-acid sequence: MYKTPYFSTGGNEEVIAFMKENAFATICGVGQDGFPVATQIPLMLEFREEKLFLQGHIMRKQSHTNAFENHQQVLVLFNGPHAYISARHYTPQNTASTWNYSTVQAKGIISFLDNQALFQHLNKLTEYFENNSLSPSLVHHMQDAYVQSNMMAIEAVEIEVQALEHVFKWSQNKPVETQDTILQTLQQGSLHQQLAAEEMIRRLKKNK
- a CDS encoding porin, whose product is MDSSIQSISNDTTLQDSKRGITWNGYAELYYNQNSSGPLAGNGARFAYNHDISKKAAVNLVFIKASLAKEKFRANLALAAGSYMQANYAGERGIYQQILEANLGWKLNARNNWWLDVGVFNSHIGFESAIGKDCWTLTRSLAADNSPYFETGIKTTFISANNQWLISGLVLTGWQTIQIPSGTNHPSFGHQIQFRPNSKWLLNSSSFIGQGRFFHNFYAQYQLKEQLSLIGGLDIGVQKVAGLTFSKTWYTPVIMVQYIHNEKLKLAIRAEAFSDRNGILIFTGTPNHFMVSGGSVNVDYRIAKPLLWRVELKQLRSRDAVFTDVNRMPSTILFSAITALVFSF
- a CDS encoding Mrp/NBP35 family ATP-binding protein, whose translation is MTNEAILQALSNVQEPDLGKDLVTLNMVKDIVIDGDAVSFTIVLTTPACPMKDMMRTASENAIKLLVNKQAKVTVNFTANTTSTRKDDQKVLGGVKNIIAVVSGKGGVGKSTISANLALALAEGGASVGLMDADIYGPSVPIMFGVRGARPMMKEVDGKGMIVPLEKFGIKLMSIGLLVDEKNAVVWRGPMASSAIRQFVTDVDWGELDYLVIDMPPGTGDIHLTLMQTVPVTGAIIVTTPQNVALADAKKGIAMFGQAQINVPIIGLVENMAYFTPAELPNNKYYLFGKEGGKNLAEEYDLSFLGQIPLVQSIREGGDEGVPAMVSTDEVTKNAFRNFTAQSVRNIAQRNANLPQTALIEVL